One Streptosporangium sp. NBC_01495 DNA window includes the following coding sequences:
- the trpC gene encoding indole-3-glycerol phosphate synthase TrpC, with protein MSVLEEILEGVRADLAERQERVTLAELKERAGRAPAPRDAYAALGGDQVAVIAEVKRSSPSKGALAAIADPAALAGDYESGGAHVISVLTERRRFGGSLDDLAAVRAVVDIPVLRKDFIVTSYQLWEARAYGADLALLIVAALDQNALVSLIERAESIGLTPLVEVHTEEELDRALAAGARIIGINARDLKTLEVDREVFAKLAPKIPEGIIKIAESGVRGPHDLLAYARAGADAVLVGESLVTGKDPRAAVVDLVTAGAHPASRPEGQ; from the coding sequence GTGAGCGTGCTTGAGGAAATCCTCGAAGGAGTCCGCGCCGATCTGGCCGAGCGGCAGGAGCGGGTGACGCTGGCCGAGCTCAAGGAGCGGGCCGGGCGGGCGCCCGCCCCCCGCGACGCGTACGCGGCGCTGGGCGGCGACCAGGTGGCGGTCATCGCCGAGGTCAAGCGCTCCAGCCCGTCCAAGGGCGCCCTGGCCGCGATCGCGGACCCCGCCGCGCTGGCCGGCGACTACGAGTCGGGCGGCGCCCACGTCATCAGTGTGCTCACCGAGCGGCGCCGCTTCGGCGGCAGCCTCGACGACCTGGCCGCCGTGCGCGCCGTCGTCGACATCCCGGTGCTGCGCAAGGACTTCATCGTCACCTCGTACCAGCTCTGGGAGGCCCGCGCCTACGGCGCCGACCTGGCGCTGCTGATCGTCGCGGCGCTCGACCAGAACGCGCTGGTCTCGCTCATCGAGCGGGCCGAGTCGATCGGGCTGACCCCGCTGGTCGAGGTGCACACCGAGGAGGAGCTCGACCGGGCGCTCGCCGCCGGAGCCAGGATCATCGGTATCAACGCGCGGGACCTCAAGACCCTCGAGGTCGACCGTGAGGTGTTCGCCAAGCTGGCTCCCAAGATCCCCGAGGGCATCATCAAGATCGCTGAGTCGGGTGTGCGTGGCCCCCACGACCTGCTCGCCTACGCCAGGGCGGGTGCCGACGCCGTCCTGGTCGGCGAGAGCCTGGTGACCGGCAAGGACCCGCGGGCCGCCGTGGTCGATCTGGTCACCGCCGGTGCCCATCCCGCATCCCGACCCGAGGGGCAGTAA
- the ppk2 gene encoding polyphosphate kinase 2 → MAELVGGEPSGSQFPVVDVHAAIDRSDLLDELSDLRVNDDDDDDPVLIRQDGSPVDTWREKYPYDERMDRAEYDRIKRLLQIELLKLQYWIKDTGGRVVVLFEGRDAAGKGGTIKRFMEHLNPRGANVVALEKPSERESTQWYFQRYVSHLPAAGEMVFFDRSWYNRAGVERVMRFCTPEEYLEFLEQAPEFERMLVRDGIHLVKFWFSVSRSEQRTRFVIRQVDPVRQWKLSPMDLESLDKWEDYTAAKEDMFVTTDTEEAPWTVIKSNDKKRARTEAMRHVLSLFEYENKDREIVGTPDPKIVVHAADVLDDDRSH, encoded by the coding sequence ATGGCAGAGTTGGTTGGTGGGGAGCCTTCGGGCAGCCAGTTCCCCGTGGTGGACGTCCACGCGGCGATAGACCGCAGCGACCTGCTCGACGAACTGTCCGACCTGCGGGTCAACGACGATGACGACGACGATCCCGTCCTGATCCGCCAGGACGGCAGTCCGGTCGACACCTGGCGGGAGAAGTATCCCTACGACGAGCGGATGGACCGGGCGGAGTACGACCGGATCAAGCGGCTGCTCCAGATCGAGTTGCTCAAGCTCCAGTACTGGATCAAGGACACCGGGGGGCGGGTGGTCGTCCTCTTCGAGGGGCGCGACGCCGCGGGCAAGGGCGGCACGATCAAACGGTTCATGGAGCACCTCAACCCCCGGGGCGCGAACGTGGTGGCGCTGGAGAAGCCGAGCGAGCGCGAGAGCACCCAGTGGTACTTCCAGCGCTACGTCTCCCACCTGCCCGCCGCCGGGGAGATGGTCTTCTTCGACCGCTCCTGGTACAACCGCGCCGGGGTCGAGCGGGTGATGCGCTTCTGCACCCCCGAGGAGTACCTGGAGTTCCTGGAGCAGGCCCCGGAGTTCGAGCGCATGCTCGTCCGGGACGGGATCCACCTGGTGAAGTTCTGGTTCTCGGTCTCGCGTTCCGAGCAGCGCACCCGGTTCGTGATCCGCCAGGTCGACCCGGTGCGGCAGTGGAAGCTGTCGCCGATGGACCTGGAGTCACTCGACAAGTGGGAGGACTACACCGCGGCCAAGGAGGACATGTTCGTCACCACCGACACGGAGGAGGCCCCGTGGACGGTGATCAAGAGCAACGACAAGAAGCGGGCCAGGACCGAGGCCATGCGCCACGTGCTGAGCCTGTTCGAGTACGAGAACAAGGACCGCGAGATCGTCGGCACCCCCGACCCCAAGATCGTCGTCCATGCCGCCGACGTGCTCGACGACGATCGCAGCCACTGA
- a CDS encoding ABC transporter ATP-binding protein, producing the protein MPVSSFQGVERSGLATVRHGLSLTPEFRRGMAGTLALAVMATVGKIIVPIAVQQTIDTGLGGGAPDVAYIRTAVLLCAAAVVLTALCAYLMNVRLYRATESSLATLRVRGFRHVHDLSVLTQNTERRGALVSRVTGDVDQISVFMQWGGLMIIIALGQLLVATVLMFVYSWQLALLVWLCFLPLMVVLPRFQRWLSGAYTRVRERTGDMLSAVSESVVGAAVIRAHGSEARTAERLDVAINANRAAQARTQRIVATVFPLTEIVAAVALAAVVLVGVRLGLAGDITEGRLVAFLFLITLFVSPLQIATEVLNEAQNAVAGWRRILGVLDTPADVADPGPDGVELPRGPISVSFEDVGFSYPGGVPVLHEVSADIPPRSRIAVVGETGSGKTTFAKLLTRLMDPVSGRITVDGYDLRDVRFSSLRSRIVMVPQDGFLFDGTLAENIGFGRPSATEAEIRLAMTELGLTDWLEGLPADLATRVGQRGESLSAGERQLVALARAYLADPDLLLLDEATSAVDPATEVRLARALEGVTRGRTAVSIAHRLSTAEAADEVFVFDKGRIVQRGPHAELVRRPGVYADLYASWVSAARS; encoded by the coding sequence GTGCCGGTGAGCTCGTTCCAGGGGGTCGAGCGCTCGGGACTGGCCACCGTCAGGCACGGCCTGTCGCTCACGCCGGAGTTCCGCAGGGGGATGGCCGGGACACTCGCGCTGGCCGTGATGGCCACGGTCGGCAAGATCATCGTACCGATCGCCGTCCAGCAGACCATCGACACGGGGCTCGGGGGAGGGGCCCCGGACGTGGCCTACATCCGCACCGCCGTGCTGCTGTGCGCCGCCGCCGTGGTGCTCACCGCGCTGTGCGCGTACCTGATGAACGTCCGCCTCTACCGGGCCACCGAGTCCTCCCTCGCCACGCTCAGGGTGCGCGGCTTCCGGCACGTGCACGACCTGTCGGTGCTCACCCAGAACACCGAGCGCCGAGGCGCCCTCGTCTCGCGGGTCACCGGCGACGTCGACCAGATCAGCGTGTTCATGCAGTGGGGCGGGCTGATGATCATCATCGCCCTGGGCCAGCTCCTGGTCGCCACCGTGCTGATGTTCGTCTACTCCTGGCAGCTCGCCCTGCTGGTGTGGCTGTGCTTCCTGCCGCTCATGGTCGTCCTGCCGCGCTTCCAGCGGTGGCTGTCGGGCGCCTACACGCGGGTCCGTGAGCGCACCGGCGACATGCTCTCGGCCGTCAGCGAGTCGGTCGTGGGCGCGGCCGTGATCAGGGCCCACGGCTCCGAGGCCCGTACGGCCGAGCGGCTCGACGTCGCGATCAACGCCAACAGGGCGGCGCAGGCCCGCACCCAGCGGATCGTCGCGACCGTGTTCCCGCTGACCGAGATCGTCGCCGCCGTGGCCCTGGCCGCCGTGGTGCTGGTCGGGGTGCGGCTCGGGCTGGCGGGCGACATCACCGAGGGGCGCCTGGTCGCCTTCCTCTTCCTCATCACGCTGTTCGTCTCGCCGCTGCAGATCGCCACCGAGGTGCTCAACGAGGCACAGAACGCCGTGGCCGGGTGGCGGCGCATCCTCGGCGTGCTCGACACCCCCGCCGACGTCGCAGACCCGGGCCCCGACGGCGTCGAGCTGCCGCGCGGTCCCATCTCGGTGTCCTTCGAGGACGTGGGATTCTCCTATCCCGGAGGCGTGCCGGTGCTGCACGAGGTCTCGGCGGACATCCCGCCGCGCTCGCGGATCGCGGTGGTGGGGGAGACCGGCTCGGGCAAGACGACCTTCGCCAAGCTGCTCACCCGCCTGATGGACCCGGTCTCAGGGCGGATCACGGTCGACGGTTACGACCTGCGGGACGTCCGGTTCTCCTCGCTGCGCAGCCGCATCGTCATGGTGCCGCAGGACGGGTTCCTGTTCGACGGCACCCTGGCGGAGAACATCGGTTTCGGCCGCCCCTCGGCGACCGAGGCGGAGATCCGGCTGGCGATGACCGAGCTGGGGCTCACCGACTGGCTGGAGGGGCTGCCCGCCGACCTGGCGACCAGGGTCGGCCAGCGCGGCGAGTCGCTGTCGGCGGGCGAGCGCCAGCTCGTCGCGCTCGCCCGCGCCTATCTGGCCGACCCCGACCTGCTGCTGCTGGACGAGGCCACCTCCGCGGTGGACCCGGCGACGGAGGTGCGGCTGGCCCGTGCCCTGGAGGGCGTCACGCGGGGCCGCACCGCCGTCTCCATCGCCCACCGGCTCTCCACCGCCGAGGCGGCGGACGAGGTGTTCGTCTTCGACAAGGGCCGGATCGTGCAGCGCGGCCCGCACGCCGAGCTGGTACGGCGGCCCGGCGTCTACGCGGACCTGTACGCCTCCTGGGTCTCGGCCGCCCGCTCCTAG
- a CDS encoding TIGR02234 family membrane protein — MTARRELWTWLAVCVAGAALVLLAAGRDWFTVTYDTREVAVSAAELAPALGPAAWAALAAVVAVLATGGVWRRLVGAVMALGGAGMIAGSWWGSGAGAALRISAAQAPMSAGTAPQVTSAVVWPLLASAGGLLLLAGGVAAILRGGRWPGMSGRYDRQGAGPGGAGGPAPAPAESAPSERALWDAIDEGTDPTADPDPRER; from the coding sequence GTGACGGCCAGGCGGGAGCTGTGGACCTGGCTGGCGGTCTGCGTGGCGGGTGCCGCGCTCGTGCTCCTCGCCGCGGGACGCGACTGGTTCACCGTGACGTACGACACCCGCGAGGTGGCGGTCTCCGCCGCCGAACTGGCCCCCGCGCTCGGCCCCGCCGCCTGGGCGGCGCTCGCCGCGGTGGTCGCCGTCCTCGCGACGGGAGGCGTGTGGCGCCGGCTCGTCGGAGCGGTGATGGCGCTCGGCGGAGCCGGGATGATCGCCGGCTCCTGGTGGGGGAGCGGCGCGGGCGCCGCGCTGCGGATCTCCGCAGCGCAGGCGCCGATGTCCGCGGGCACCGCCCCGCAGGTCACCTCGGCCGTCGTCTGGCCGCTCCTCGCCTCCGCCGGAGGGCTTCTGCTGCTGGCCGGGGGAGTGGCGGCGATCCTGCGCGGCGGGCGCTGGCCGGGCATGTCCGGCCGGTACGACCGGCAGGGAGCCGGTCCCGGTGGCGCGGGCGGTCCCGCTCCCGCTCCCGCCGAGAGCGCCCCCAGCGAGCGGGCCCTGTGGGACGCCATCGACGAGGGCACCGACCCGACGGCCGATCCGGACCCTCGCGAGCGCTGA
- a CDS encoding DUF2752 domain-containing protein, which yields MVTGKVAGSRAAAVLAPLGVALAAGAAVAFVGAVDPNEPGHYPTCPFLLLTGLYCPGCGGLRTVYALVHGDPATALGLNPLVVLLIPVLVLLWGRWALRAWSGGGSTGKSGAAPAGKSIRPVYVWLLLALMVAFWIVRNLPFGEFLAP from the coding sequence GTGGTGACGGGGAAGGTCGCGGGTTCGCGTGCGGCGGCCGTGCTGGCGCCGCTCGGGGTCGCGCTGGCGGCGGGCGCGGCGGTCGCGTTCGTGGGCGCGGTGGACCCCAACGAGCCCGGCCATTATCCGACCTGCCCGTTCCTCCTGCTCACCGGCCTCTACTGTCCCGGCTGCGGCGGCCTGCGAACGGTGTACGCGCTCGTGCACGGAGATCCCGCGACGGCCCTGGGACTCAACCCGCTCGTCGTGCTCCTGATCCCGGTGCTGGTCCTGCTGTGGGGCCGGTGGGCGCTGCGTGCCTGGTCAGGAGGCGGGTCCACCGGAAAGTCCGGTGCCGCGCCCGCGGGTAAATCCATCCGCCCGGTCTATGTGTGGTTATTGCTCGCCTTGATGGTCGCGTTTTGGATAGTGCGAAATCTTCCTTTTGGGGAATTCCTAGCCCCATAG
- a CDS encoding amino acid ABC transporter ATP-binding protein: MSAAMVELRDVHKSFGSLEVLRGVDLRVAPGEVTVILGPSGSGKSTLLRTVNHLEKVDSGSVSVDGELVGYRRSGDRLYELPEREILRQRTRIGFVFQNFNLFPHLTVHQNVTEAPLSAQRRPRAEVDALATRLLERVGLSDKAHSYPRKLSGGQQQRVAIARALALEPKVILFDEPTSALDPELVGEVLDVVKGLAGSGTTMIVVTHEVGFAREVADTVVFMDEGRIVERGTPAEVLDAPRHERTRLFLSKVL, from the coding sequence ATGAGCGCCGCGATGGTCGAGCTGCGGGACGTGCACAAGAGCTTCGGGTCGCTGGAGGTGCTGCGCGGAGTGGACCTGCGGGTCGCCCCGGGCGAGGTCACGGTGATCCTGGGCCCGTCGGGGTCGGGGAAGTCCACGCTCCTGCGTACCGTCAACCACCTGGAGAAGGTGGACAGCGGGTCGGTCAGCGTCGACGGCGAGCTGGTCGGCTACCGCAGGTCCGGCGACAGGCTGTACGAGCTGCCCGAGCGCGAGATTCTCCGGCAGCGGACCAGGATCGGTTTCGTCTTCCAGAACTTCAACCTCTTCCCGCACCTGACCGTGCACCAGAACGTCACCGAGGCGCCCCTGTCGGCCCAGCGCAGGCCGAGGGCGGAGGTGGACGCGCTGGCGACCCGGCTGCTGGAGCGGGTCGGGCTCTCCGACAAGGCGCACTCCTACCCCCGCAAACTCTCCGGCGGCCAGCAGCAGCGGGTGGCCATCGCCCGCGCCCTGGCCCTGGAGCCCAAGGTCATCCTCTTCGACGAGCCGACGTCCGCGCTGGACCCGGAACTCGTCGGCGAGGTGCTCGACGTGGTGAAGGGCCTCGCAGGAAGCGGCACCACCATGATCGTCGTCACCCACGAGGTCGGCTTCGCCCGCGAGGTCGCCGACACCGTGGTCTTCATGGACGAGGGCCGGATCGTCGAGCGGGGCACCCCCGCCGAGGTGCTGGACGCCCCCCGGCACGAGCGCACCCGCCTCTTCCTCAGCAAGGTTCTCTGA
- the hisI gene encoding phosphoribosyl-AMP cyclohydrolase: MSLDPAIAARLKRTADGLVPAVVQQYDTGEVLMLAWMDDEALHRTLTTGRATYWSRSRGAYWVKGDTSGHVQHVRSAALDCDGDTVLLRVDQVGAACHTGDRTCFDADELTVTRA, encoded by the coding sequence ATGTCCCTTGACCCCGCCATCGCGGCCCGGCTGAAGCGCACCGCCGACGGGCTGGTTCCCGCCGTCGTCCAGCAGTACGACACCGGCGAGGTGCTCATGCTCGCCTGGATGGACGACGAGGCGCTGCACCGCACGCTCACCACCGGCAGGGCCACCTACTGGTCGCGCAGCCGCGGGGCCTACTGGGTGAAGGGCGACACCTCCGGCCACGTCCAGCACGTCAGGTCCGCCGCCCTCGACTGCGACGGCGACACCGTCCTGCTGCGGGTCGACCAGGTGGGCGCCGCCTGCCACACCGGCGACCGGACCTGCTTCGACGCCGACGAGCTGACGGTGACCCGGGCGTGA
- a CDS encoding DUF4190 domain-containing protein, whose protein sequence is MSYGDQSGGYGQPPGSGGHGSPGGHGSSGGYGPGGYGPPGGGYDPYGGYGAPPPRGNNGMAIAALIMGIAGLFICGLTSIVGVVLGHISLGQIKRTGEEGRGMAIAGLVLSYFGILCWLAVLAWLVAVGAILGSASLGA, encoded by the coding sequence ATGAGCTATGGCGATCAGTCGGGTGGCTATGGCCAGCCCCCAGGGAGCGGCGGTCACGGCTCCCCGGGGGGCCACGGTTCATCCGGAGGGTACGGCCCCGGAGGCTACGGCCCGCCCGGTGGCGGCTACGACCCCTACGGCGGGTACGGCGCGCCGCCGCCGCGGGGCAACAACGGTATGGCGATCGCCGCGCTGATCATGGGCATCGCGGGGCTGTTCATCTGCGGTCTCACCTCGATCGTGGGCGTGGTGCTCGGCCACATCTCGCTGGGACAGATCAAGCGGACGGGCGAGGAGGGGCGGGGCATGGCCATCGCGGGCCTGGTCCTGTCCTACTTCGGCATCCTGTGCTGGCTGGCGGTGCTGGCCTGGCTGGTCGCGGTCGGCGCCATCCTCGGCAGCGCCTCCCTGGGCGCCTGA
- a CDS encoding ABC transporter ATP-binding protein, with amino-acid sequence MTTAVMRRGLGVLGVAIRAEKAIFSAAVLSSALYGVMTVASAWALGWATENVVLPAFRNGQITTGTLTLGALLIMGASLFKALGVAGRRYFAGVMQYRMQARSRRDVTRQYLRLPLAWHHRHPTGQLLSNAGSDVEAAWAPLAPLPMAVGVVVMLVTAAVAMVITDPILALVGFLVFPAIAVLNLVYQRRLNPLATRAQQLRAEVSEIAHESFDGALVVKTLGREDEETARFLAKAHELRDANIAVGRVRGLFDPMLEALPTLGVLAVLLIGAMRLESGAIGSGVLVQVAYLFTLLAFPIRALGWVLAELPRAVVGYERVQAVLDATGSMEHGAVELPGTEPARLEVRGLGYAYGDGEFPVLRDVSLEVGSGRTVALVGPTGSGKSTLAQTLVRLVDPAEGVVLVDGTDLRDVARNGVSDAVALVPQQTFLFDDTVRGNVTLGLPVGDEDVWAALRLAQAEGFVSALPSGLDTRVGERGTTLSGGQRQRIALARALVRRPRLLVLDDATSSVDPQVEARILYGLRDAAQVSTVVVIAYRMATIALADEVVYLDHGRVVDRGGHAELLARCEGYRNLVTAYERQGAEREALDAEREKEVSA; translated from the coding sequence ATGACCACCGCAGTCATGCGCAGGGGACTCGGGGTCCTCGGGGTGGCCATCCGGGCGGAGAAGGCGATCTTCTCCGCCGCGGTGCTGTCCAGTGCCCTGTACGGCGTGATGACCGTCGCCTCGGCGTGGGCGCTGGGCTGGGCCACCGAGAATGTCGTGCTCCCGGCTTTCCGGAACGGGCAGATCACGACGGGCACGCTCACCCTCGGCGCGCTCCTCATCATGGGGGCGTCCCTGTTCAAGGCGCTGGGCGTGGCCGGGCGGCGATACTTCGCCGGGGTCATGCAGTATCGGATGCAGGCCCGCTCCCGCCGCGACGTCACCCGCCAGTATCTGAGGCTTCCCCTGGCCTGGCACCACAGGCACCCGACCGGGCAGCTGCTGTCCAACGCCGGGTCCGACGTGGAGGCCGCCTGGGCGCCGCTCGCCCCGCTGCCGATGGCCGTCGGCGTGGTCGTGATGCTGGTCACCGCCGCCGTCGCAATGGTGATCACCGATCCGATCCTCGCCCTCGTCGGTTTCCTGGTCTTTCCCGCGATCGCCGTGCTCAACCTGGTCTACCAGCGCAGGCTGAACCCGCTCGCCACCCGCGCCCAGCAGTTGCGCGCCGAGGTCAGCGAGATCGCCCACGAGAGCTTCGACGGCGCCCTGGTCGTCAAGACCCTCGGCCGCGAGGACGAGGAGACCGCCAGGTTCCTGGCCAAGGCCCACGAGCTGCGCGACGCCAACATCGCCGTGGGCCGGGTCCGCGGCCTGTTCGATCCGATGCTGGAGGCGCTGCCCACCCTGGGCGTGCTCGCCGTGCTGCTGATCGGCGCGATGCGGCTGGAGAGCGGCGCGATCGGTTCCGGCGTGCTGGTTCAGGTCGCCTACCTGTTCACCCTGCTGGCCTTCCCGATCCGCGCGCTGGGCTGGGTGCTCGCCGAGCTGCCCCGGGCCGTCGTCGGCTACGAGCGGGTCCAGGCCGTGCTCGACGCCACCGGCTCCATGGAGCACGGCGCCGTCGAGCTGCCCGGCACCGAACCCGCCAGGCTGGAGGTGCGCGGCCTCGGTTACGCGTACGGCGATGGCGAGTTCCCCGTCCTGCGCGACGTGAGCCTGGAGGTCGGGTCCGGCCGCACCGTCGCCCTGGTCGGCCCCACCGGCTCCGGCAAGTCGACCCTCGCCCAGACCCTCGTCCGCCTGGTCGACCCGGCGGAGGGCGTCGTGCTCGTGGACGGCACCGACCTGCGCGACGTCGCGAGGAACGGGGTCAGCGACGCGGTGGCGCTGGTGCCGCAGCAGACGTTCCTGTTCGACGACACCGTGCGCGGCAACGTCACCCTCGGCCTGCCGGTCGGCGACGAGGACGTCTGGGCGGCGCTGCGCCTGGCGCAGGCCGAGGGGTTCGTCAGCGCCCTGCCCTCGGGGCTGGACACCCGGGTCGGCGAGCGCGGCACCACCCTGTCGGGCGGCCAGCGCCAGCGGATCGCCCTGGCCCGCGCGCTGGTGCGCCGCCCGCGGCTGCTCGTCCTGGACGACGCCACCTCCAGTGTCGACCCGCAGGTCGAGGCGAGGATCCTGTACGGGCTGCGGGACGCGGCCCAGGTCTCCACCGTGGTCGTCATCGCCTACCGGATGGCCACCATCGCCCTGGCCGACGAGGTCGTCTACCTCGACCACGGCCGGGTCGTCGACCGGGGCGGCCACGCGGAGCTGCTCGCCCGATGCGAGGGCTACCGCAACCTGGTCACCGCCTACGAACGCCAGGGCGCCGAGCGCGAGGCGCTCGACGCCGAGCGAGAAAAAGAGGTCAGCGCGTGA
- a CDS encoding amino acid ABC transporter permease — protein MPVELSGADGGDTHDPPAAPAALTAPAKAPPPTKNGRGRAHHGYVWSRARLIPASAPGGPRVIRAAAPPAGGPPAGPEDSEAGEPPLKVVTTRHPGRWVAALGVAVLLAMAVSALVTNPAWEWEVVGEYLFAPSVLRAVVFTLELTALGIVFGFLLGTVLALMRLSGNPLLNSVAWGYIALFRSVPLILQLLFWYNLALLYPRISFGVPFGPAFFDVGTMDLISPITAAALGLALHQAAYAAEIVRAGLLSVDHGQREAAAALGIPRTRQLFRIVLPQAMRSIVPTAGNEIIGLVKGTSVVYIMALPELFYQVQVIYNRNGRVIALLLVATIWYLVMTSVMSVAQHYVERHYGKGRA, from the coding sequence ATGCCCGTCGAACTCTCAGGCGCCGACGGCGGTGACACGCACGATCCCCCCGCGGCCCCCGCGGCCCTCACGGCCCCCGCGAAGGCGCCGCCCCCGACGAAGAACGGCCGGGGGCGCGCGCACCACGGGTACGTGTGGAGCCGGGCACGGCTCATCCCCGCGTCCGCCCCCGGCGGGCCCCGCGTGATCCGGGCCGCCGCTCCCCCCGCGGGCGGCCCCCCGGCCGGCCCGGAAGACTCGGAGGCCGGTGAGCCCCCGCTGAAGGTGGTCACCACCCGCCACCCCGGACGATGGGTGGCGGCCCTGGGCGTCGCGGTGCTGCTGGCCATGGCGGTCAGCGCGCTGGTCACCAACCCGGCCTGGGAGTGGGAGGTGGTCGGGGAGTACCTGTTCGCGCCCTCCGTGCTGCGGGCGGTCGTGTTCACCCTTGAGCTGACCGCGCTGGGAATCGTCTTCGGCTTCCTGCTCGGCACGGTCCTGGCGCTCATGCGGCTGTCGGGGAATCCGCTGCTCAACTCGGTGGCCTGGGGCTACATCGCCCTGTTCCGGTCGGTACCGCTGATCCTGCAGCTGCTGTTCTGGTACAACCTGGCCCTGCTGTATCCGAGGATCTCCTTCGGCGTGCCGTTCGGCCCGGCGTTCTTCGACGTCGGGACGATGGATCTGATCAGCCCGATCACCGCCGCCGCGCTCGGCCTCGCCCTGCACCAGGCCGCCTACGCCGCGGAGATCGTCCGGGCGGGCCTGCTCTCGGTGGACCACGGCCAGCGGGAGGCCGCCGCGGCGCTGGGCATCCCCAGAACCAGACAGCTGTTCCGGATCGTCCTGCCGCAGGCCATGCGGTCGATCGTGCCGACCGCCGGCAACGAGATCATCGGCCTGGTCAAGGGCACCTCGGTCGTCTACATCATGGCCCTGCCCGAGCTCTTCTACCAGGTCCAGGTGATCTACAACCGCAACGGCAGGGTGATCGCCCTGCTGCTGGTGGCGACCATCTGGTATCTCGTCATGACCTCCGTGATGTCCGTCGCGCAGCACTACGTCGAGCGGCACTACGGCAAGGGCCGCGCATGA
- a CDS encoding GNAT family N-acetyltransferase: protein MTIDSARPAAPGTERPLPPAPSPYPKHTPPTPAPGEPFEVRYVAVRDPAVRPLLKDLHAEYTGRYGPNDEINRYPDERFTPEHGGAFLILVERGRTVAGGAFFRHDEETAEFKRIWTHPDHRRRGLGVAVVRELEREAARQGYRRVYLTTGPRQPEAAGLYLSTGYSPLYDLAADPEAVGPHPFEKTIRGSG, encoded by the coding sequence GTGACGATCGACTCCGCGAGGCCCGCCGCCCCGGGCACCGAACGGCCCCTCCCCCCGGCACCGTCCCCGTACCCGAAGCACACCCCGCCGACCCCGGCACCGGGCGAGCCCTTCGAGGTGCGGTACGTGGCCGTCCGCGACCCCGCGGTCAGGCCACTCCTGAAGGACCTGCACGCCGAGTACACCGGCCGGTACGGCCCCAACGACGAGATCAACCGCTATCCCGACGAGCGGTTCACCCCGGAGCACGGGGGCGCGTTCCTCATCCTCGTCGAGCGCGGGCGGACCGTCGCCGGGGGCGCGTTCTTCCGTCACGACGAGGAGACCGCCGAGTTCAAGCGGATCTGGACCCATCCGGACCACCGGAGGCGCGGCCTGGGTGTCGCCGTGGTGCGGGAGCTGGAACGGGAGGCCGCGCGGCAGGGCTACCGCAGGGTCTATCTGACCACGGGTCCCCGGCAGCCCGAGGCCGCCGGGCTGTATCTCTCGACCGGATACAGCCCGCTCTACGACCTGGCGGCCGACCCCGAGGCCGTCGGCCCCCACCCCTTCGAGAAGACCATCCGGGGATCGGGGTAG
- a CDS encoding ABC transporter substrate-binding protein, producing MSFISRLAPAIAALPLLLAAACGGTGTSAGTTDRAEAAPAAAPSGTGGVKINTSPEQNRVRADKVEAIAAKVPEAIRSKGALTAGFNGEGAPPLVFLADDDTTLVGVETDLAHLIADVLGLPLKEENTSWENLFLAAKSGKYDLVLNNVTVTEERKDIYDFATYRVDQLAWQVGRDSPITKIEKAADIAGLNVSVGSGTNQEKILLEWDTQNQKAGLKAANIQYYEKYGDVLLALKSGRVQAYLGPNPPIAYQVAVGGDSRIVGTLSGGGSVEGLIAVMTLKGNGLIQPVNEAINTLIENGKYAEVLKRWGLDNEALPTSRINPPGLPRQPK from the coding sequence ATGTCGTTCATATCGCGGCTCGCCCCCGCCATCGCCGCCCTGCCTCTCCTCCTCGCCGCCGCCTGCGGCGGTACCGGAACCTCAGCCGGCACGACGGACAGAGCCGAGGCCGCCCCGGCCGCGGCCCCGTCGGGAACCGGCGGGGTGAAGATCAACACCTCGCCCGAGCAGAACCGTGTCCGCGCCGACAAGGTGGAGGCGATCGCCGCCAAGGTCCCCGAGGCGATCCGGTCCAAGGGCGCGCTCACCGCCGGATTCAACGGCGAGGGCGCACCGCCCCTGGTCTTCCTCGCCGACGACGACACCACCCTGGTCGGCGTGGAGACCGACCTCGCCCACCTGATCGCCGACGTGCTGGGCCTGCCGCTGAAGGAGGAGAACACCTCCTGGGAGAACCTGTTCCTCGCGGCCAAGTCCGGCAAGTACGACCTGGTGCTCAACAACGTCACGGTGACGGAGGAGCGCAAGGACATCTACGACTTCGCCACCTACCGGGTGGACCAGCTCGCCTGGCAGGTGGGCAGGGACAGCCCGATCACCAAGATCGAGAAGGCCGCCGACATCGCCGGGCTGAACGTCTCCGTCGGATCCGGCACCAACCAGGAGAAGATCCTGCTGGAGTGGGACACGCAGAACCAGAAGGCCGGGCTCAAGGCCGCGAACATCCAGTACTACGAGAAGTACGGCGACGTCCTGCTCGCACTGAAGTCCGGCCGCGTCCAGGCCTACCTGGGCCCGAACCCGCCCATCGCCTACCAGGTCGCGGTGGGCGGCGACAGCAGGATCGTCGGGACGCTCTCGGGCGGCGGGTCGGTCGAGGGCCTGATCGCGGTGATGACCCTGAAGGGCAACGGCCTGATCCAGCCGGTCAACGAGGCGATCAACACGCTCATCGAGAACGGCAAGTACGCCGAGGTGCTCAAGCGCTGGGGCCTGGACAACGAGGCGCTGCCCACGTCGAGGATCAACCCGCCCGGCCTGCCGAGGCAGCCGAAGTGA